From Fibrobacterota bacterium:
TGGTAACCGTCGACGAGGAAATCCTTGCGCATCGCCGGCACGCCGAGCGGCGCCAGCGAGCGCGCGCCATCCGCGAGATCCGCGAGCGAGCCGTCGAAGCGGCTCGGCTCGGTGAGGATGGACACGGCGGCGGCGCCGGCCCGCGCATAGGTCGCGACGCGCGCGCCGACGTCTTCGTCGGCCGCGGCCTTGAGCAGGCCCACGGCCGGCGAGCGCAGCTTCACCTCGGCGATGAGATCGAACGAATTCAGCCGCAGAGGGGGCACGGCGGGCAGACCCGCGATGCGTGCGCGCAGCTCGCGCTCCGGCAGCAGCGCCTGCGCCCCGAGCGAGCGCGCCCGCGATGCAGCGGCCATGTTCGCGAGGAAGTCGTCGCTCACAGCCCTGCCCCGTTGCCGAACGCGGCCAACGATTCGAGCGTGCGGCGCGCGGCGCCGCTGTCGATGGCCTGGCGCGCGAGCGCGGCCCCGTCGCGCGGGTTGTCCACCTTGCCGACGATTTCGAGCGCGAGCGCGGTGCCCAGCAACAAGGCGTCGCGGTGGGCGCCGCGATCTTCGCCGGTCAGCACGGCGCGCAGCGCGCGCGCGTTCGACGCGGCATCGCCGCCGGCGAGATCGGTGGCCCCGCACAGGTCGAGCCCGTAGTCGGACGGGCTGCGGATCTCGGCCTTGACCTGGACCGGCCGTACGTCGAGCACGGTGAACGGGCCCAGCGGTGTCGGCTCGTCCCAGCCTTCGGCGCCGTGCACGACGAACGCGCGCTCGATCGGCAGACCCGCCAGGGCGTCTCCCATCAGTTGCGCGGTCGGCAGGTCGTAGGCGCCCGTGAGCTGGAACAGCGGCGCGGCCGGGTTCGTGAGAGGCCCCAGGATGTTGAACACCGTGCGCACGCCCAGCGCCTGGCGGATCGGCGCGATGGCCTTCATCGCCGGGTGGTAGTGAGGCGCAAACAGGAACGTGAACCGGGTCGCCGCGAGGCAGGCACCGGCGGCCGATTCGTCGAGCGGTAGTTTGAGTCCGAGCTGCTCGAGCACGTCGGCGCTGCCGGACCGGCTCGAGACCGAACGGTTGCCGTGTTTCACCACGTCGACGCCGCACGCGGCGGTCAGCAGCGCGGCGCCGGTCGAGAGATTGAAGCTGCCCGACGCGTCGCCGCCGGTACCGACGATGTCGATGGCGCGCGGGCTCGGCGGAATCGCCGGGCGCCGCGCGAGCGCGCGCATCGCGCGCGCGAAACCGCGCAGCTCGTCGGCGGTGACACCCTTCGAGCGCAGCGCCGCGAGGACGGCGCCGGCGAGCGCGGGCGGCATGTCGGCGCCGGTCAGCGCGCGCAACAGCTGTCCGGCGTCCGCTTCGGTCAGCGACTTCCCGTTCAGCAGCTGCTCGAGCGCCTCGCGCAGGATCATTGGTGGCCTCCCGTCATCGTGAGGAAATTGCCGATGAGCCTCGGGCCTTCGGGCGTCAGCACGCTCTCGGGATGGAACTGCACGCCCTCGACCTTCAGCGTGCGGTGGCGCACGCCCATGATCTCGCCCTCGGGCGTCCGCGCCGTGACCTCGAGCTCGGCGGGCAGCGTATCCGGCTGCGCGATCAGCGAGTGATAGCGACCCACTTCGGTGGTCGCCGACAAGCCGGCAAACAACCCCTTGCCGTCGTGCGTGACGGGCGACGTCTTGCCGTGCATGAGGCGCGGCGCCCTGACTACCTTGCCGCCGAATACCTCGACGATCGACTGATGCCCGAGGCACACGCCGAACACCGGCAGCTGACCGGCGAACGCGCGGATCATGTCCATCGACACGCCCGCGTCGTAC
This genomic window contains:
- a CDS encoding indole-3-glycerol-phosphate synthase TrpC, translated to MSDDFLANMAAASRARSLGAQALLPERELRARIAGLPAVPPLRLNSFDLIAEVKLRSPAVGLLKAAADEDVGARVATYARAGAAAVSILTEPSRFDGSLADLADGARSLAPLGVPAMRKDFLVDGY
- the trpD gene encoding anthranilate phosphoribosyltransferase, translated to MILREALEQLLNGKSLTEADAGQLLRALTGADMPPALAGAVLAALRSKGVTADELRGFARAMRALARRPAIPPSPRAIDIVGTGGDASGSFNLSTGAALLTAACGVDVVKHGNRSVSSRSGSADVLEQLGLKLPLDESAAGACLAATRFTFLFAPHYHPAMKAIAPIRQALGVRTVFNILGPLTNPAAPLFQLTGAYDLPTAQLMGDALAGLPIERAFVVHGAEGWDEPTPLGPFTVLDVRPVQVKAEIRSPSDYGLDLCGATDLAGGDAASNARALRAVLTGEDRGAHRDALLLGTALALEIVGKVDNPRDGAALARQAIDSGAARRTLESLAAFGNGAGL
- a CDS encoding aminodeoxychorismate/anthranilate synthase component II encodes the protein MSPRLLLIDNYDSFTYNLVQAFMVLGAEVDVRRNDEITVEQAQALAPTHLCISPGPGTPYDAGVSMDMIRAFAGQLPVFGVCLGHQSIVEVFGGKVVRAPRLMHGKTSPVTHDGKGLFAGLSATTEVGRYHSLIAQPDTLPAELEVTARTPEGEIMGVRHRTLKVEGVQFHPESVLTPEGPRLIGNFLTMTGGHQ